In Aerosakkonema funiforme FACHB-1375, a single window of DNA contains:
- a CDS encoding sulfatase-like hydrolase/transferase — MPNHLVYIIMDSCRYDSYQAASTPNMDKLGLAERRYSYASWTSPSHYAMLMGMVPHTSPRGVFASEVYKHEFAKWVDRLGIPNLSFKTFVPQLSLPKVLKDQGYRTIARVSLPVLNQFTSINKFFDDYKLMGNHNDFASMVREIEFPTQEPRFYFLNLGETHYPYMLEGEDLPHISGVHGVFKKMDEFILAGNDEQSEKTFFDAEEMQRLHKQQIKCVEYVDGLLADLFDKCPANTHIIITADHGELFGEDGYFGHGPVMHEKCFEVPFLEGINP; from the coding sequence ATGCCGAATCATCTTGTATACATCATTATGGATAGCTGTCGGTATGACAGCTATCAGGCAGCATCCACACCAAATATGGATAAGTTGGGTCTGGCGGAGCGTCGCTACAGCTATGCTTCTTGGACATCGCCTTCTCACTATGCAATGCTGATGGGAATGGTTCCCCATACCAGTCCGCGTGGCGTGTTTGCCTCTGAGGTATACAAGCATGAGTTCGCTAAATGGGTCGATCGCTTAGGGATTCCCAACTTGTCTTTCAAAACTTTTGTGCCTCAACTTTCTTTACCCAAAGTTTTGAAAGACCAAGGCTATCGGACGATCGCACGGGTTTCCCTACCCGTTCTCAACCAATTTACCAGTATCAATAAATTTTTTGATGATTATAAATTGATGGGAAATCATAACGATTTCGCCTCAATGGTGCGAGAAATAGAATTTCCCACTCAAGAACCGCGATTTTACTTCCTCAATTTGGGTGAAACTCACTATCCATATATGCTCGAAGGTGAAGACTTGCCTCATATATCGGGCGTTCACGGTGTCTTTAAAAAAATGGATGAGTTTATTCTGGCTGGGAATGACGAACAATCAGAAAAAACTTTCTTTGATGCGGAAGAAATGCAGCGTTTGCACAAGCAGCAAATTAAGTGCGTTGAATACGTAGACGGGCTTTTGGCGGATTTGTTTGACAAATGTCCAGCCAATACCCATATCATCATCACCGCCGATCACGGAGAACTATTTGGCGAAGATGGTTATTTCGGTCATGGCCCAGTTATGCACGAAAAGTGTTTTGAGGTGCCTTTTTTAGAAGGTATAAATCCCTAG